A genomic region of Bombus pyrosoma isolate SC7728 linkage group LG6, ASM1482585v1, whole genome shotgun sequence contains the following coding sequences:
- the LOC122568433 gene encoding potassium/sodium hyperpolarization-activated cyclic nucleotide-gated channel 1-like, producing the protein MILHTDHVCDIPDEENDVVFLPGKGPMQKILDTVRLSLLASRKNPSAHKFLRSNASIVNEIRRHWRSYAYIIHPFSMFRHYWDFMMIFVITSVLLLVPYQAAFEMEKKSSIWNLSKNFLLFICCGDIVVNLRTGYFNKETHSAVLEQKKIISHYVKHSTFFPDFLGSFPTDLFYLTRWMDLTVARKTTSLVCIFRVFSLSSYIGKLAFAYDIALALQEFCLVLLWMILLLHWQSCFHWLIPIVTTSIRQPERPSNTSWIEMNKLWEAGKAQQYLASSLRAISTFMRADLLYTHQRDVGDIYLIILLQLFGIVAPWFLITRVMQFFKGHNSSRLKYQGTVAQLRQYMRHKQLPYPSQRRIIQYYEFRFQHRFFRETEVINTLSIQMRHEIRMHSCRKLVENVSFFNNLPLSLLGRIVALLKSEIFLTNDVIMRANQPGDCMYFIATGTVAIYTNSGKEVCHLEDGAYFGEIALVMPNELRVASVVAVEVCELYRLSRGDFARTIHPYPMLWETIKNIAIERHEKTMILNEQ; encoded by the exons ATGATACTTCATACGGATCACGTTTGCGATATACCGGATGAAGAGAATGACGTAGTATTCCTTCCTGGTAAGGGACCGATGCAAAAAATATTGGATACTGTACGTCTCTCACTGTTAGCCTCTCGAAAAAACCCAAGCGCTCACAAATTTCTTCGAAGCAACGCTTCCATAGTCAACGAAATACGTCGTCATTGGAGAAGTTACGCTTATATCATTCACCCGTTTAGCATGTTCAG GCACTACTGGGACTTCATGATGATTTTCGTGATAACCAGCGTGTTGCTACTCGTTCCCTATCAGGCCGCCTtcgaaatggagaaaaagtcATCGATCTGGAACCTCAGCAAGAACTTCTTGCTGTTCATCTGCTGCGGCGACATAGTGGTTAACCTCAGAACGGG atatttcaataaagaaaCGCACTCGGCGGTACTAGAACAAAAGAAGATAATCAGTCATTACGTGAAACACAGCACCTTTTTCCCCGATTTCCTTGGTTCTTTTCCAACGGACCTCTTCTATCTAACCAGATGGATGGATCTCACAGTGGCTCGCAAGACGACATCCCTCGTGTGTATCTTTCGTGTCTTCTCCCTCAGTTCCTACATCGGCAAGCTGGCCTTTGCCTACGATATCGCTTTAGCTCTTCAAGAGTTCTGTCTGGTACTCTTATGGATGATACTGTTACTACATTGGCAATCTTGCTTTCACTGGTTGATACCCATAGTGACTACCTCCATACGTCAACCAGAACGTCCCTCCAATACTTCCTGGATCGAAATGAATAAACTGTGGGAGGCTGGTAAGGCTCAGCAATACTTGGCCAGTAGCCTACGCGCCATATCTACGTTTATGAGGGCTGATCTGTTGTATACGCATCAAAGGGACGTGGGAGATATTTACTTGATTATCCTTCTGCAGCTGTTTGGTATTGTCGCACCCTGGTTCCTCATTACGCGAGTAATGCAATTCTTTAAAGGACACAACAGCTCTCGTCTCAAGTACCAAGGTACCGTGGCTCAGCTAAGACAGTACATGAGGCACAAACAATTACCATATCCTTCTCAGAGAAGGATCATTCAATATTACGAGTTTCGTTTTCAGCATCGATTCTTCCGCGAGACAGAAGTCATTAATACGTTGTCGATCCAGATGCGTCACGAAATCAGGATGCACTCGTGTCGTAAATTAGTGGAAAACGTATcgttctttaataatttaccattGTCGTTGCTGGGTCGAATCGTGGCGCTATTGAAGTCCGAGATCTTCTTGACCAACGACGTGATCATGCGAGCGAATCAACCGGGTgattgtatgtattttatcgCTACCGGTACCGTGGCTATTTATACGAACTCGGGCAAAGAAGTGTGCCATTTGGAGGACGGCGCATACTTCGGCGAGATCGCACTCGTCATGCCCAACGAGTTGAGGGTAGCCAGCGTGGTCGCCGTTGAGGTATGCGAGCTATACCGGTTAAGTCGAGGCGACTTCGCTAGGACGATACACCCGTACCCCATGCTATGGGAGACGATCAAGAATATCGCGATTGAGAGACACGAAAAGACGATGATACTTAACGAGCAATAG